In one window of Shewanella goraebulensis DNA:
- the rapZ gene encoding RNase adapter RapZ, which translates to MKLVIVSGRSGSGKSVALRVLEDLGYYCVDNLPLPLIGSLLEQLKGNNELVAISVDVRNIEEQGKVLEEQIALLSDDTTIISLFLNSNDQVLLKRYSETRRLHPLSKNQISLQEAIQLEGRLLEPIAKMVDHYIDTSQLTIYDLSDQVRQILMGSIDKELVIHFESFGFKHGMPAEADFMFDVRFLPNPHWETELRPLTGLDQPVQEFLGRQPLVNKFIWQIENLFETWMPHLERNNRSYLTIAIGCTGGQHRSVYIADQLTKRFSNSKHQVSARHRELDL; encoded by the coding sequence ATGAAACTTGTCATCGTATCAGGACGATCAGGCTCAGGTAAATCAGTTGCACTTAGGGTATTAGAAGATTTAGGTTATTACTGTGTTGATAACCTGCCTCTACCACTTATTGGCAGTTTGCTTGAGCAGCTCAAGGGAAATAACGAACTTGTCGCCATCAGTGTCGATGTTCGAAATATTGAAGAGCAAGGCAAGGTTCTAGAAGAGCAAATAGCCTTATTATCTGATGATACGACTATCATTAGTTTATTTCTAAACTCAAATGATCAGGTTCTACTTAAACGCTACAGTGAAACCCGTCGATTACATCCTCTATCTAAAAACCAAATTTCGCTACAAGAAGCTATTCAGCTAGAAGGTCGTTTACTCGAACCGATTGCTAAAATGGTCGATCACTACATTGATACCTCTCAATTGACCATTTATGATCTCAGCGATCAAGTCAGACAAATATTAATGGGCAGTATCGATAAAGAGTTAGTGATTCATTTTGAGTCATTTGGCTTCAAGCATGGTATGCCAGCTGAAGCAGACTTTATGTTTGATGTGCGCTTCTTACCCAATCCGCATTGGGAAACAGAGCTAAGACCGCTAACTGGCTTAGACCAGCCAGTACAAGAATTTTTAGGCAGACAACCTTTAGTCAATAAATTCATTTGGCAAATTGAAAACCTATTTGAAACGTGGATGCCGCACCTTGAACGCAATAATCGCAGCTACTTAACCATAGCCATCGGTTGCACAGGCGGTCAACACCGCTCGGTCTACATTGCCGACCAACTAACAAAGCGCTTTAGTAATAGTAAGCACCAAGTCAGCGCCCGTCACAGAGAGCTCGACTTGTGA
- a CDS encoding HPr family phosphocarrier protein, with translation MSISKEITISNKLGLHARAATKLAILATEFEASITLIQGEKQASAASVLGLLMLESGIGKIITVEATGIDAQQALDAVCKLINDKFDEES, from the coding sequence ATGAGTATTTCAAAAGAAATTACAATCAGTAACAAACTCGGGCTCCATGCTAGAGCAGCCACCAAGCTGGCTATTTTAGCCACCGAGTTTGAAGCGAGCATCACGCTTATCCAAGGCGAAAAACAAGCCAGCGCAGCCAGTGTGTTAGGGCTATTAATGCTAGAAAGTGGCATTGGTAAGATCATAACCGTTGAGGCAACAGGTATTGATGCGCAGCAAGCCTTAGATGCGGTGTGCAAATTGATTAATGATAAGTTTGACGAAGAAAGCTAA
- the hpf gene encoding ribosome hibernation promoting factor, whose amino-acid sequence MQINLTGHHVEITQSLREYVQTKFSKLERHFEQINNVHVVLNVQKLQQIAEAKLHLKGGEVFAVSQNADMYVAIDALIDKLDRQVIKHKEKLIKH is encoded by the coding sequence ATGCAAATTAATCTGACTGGGCACCATGTAGAAATCACGCAATCTTTACGTGAGTATGTACAAACTAAGTTTTCAAAGCTTGAACGACACTTCGAACAGATCAATAATGTTCACGTTGTGCTCAATGTTCAGAAGCTGCAACAAATTGCTGAAGCAAAATTACACCTCAAAGGAGGTGAAGTTTTTGCCGTATCTCAAAACGCAGATATGTATGTCGCAATTGACGCCCTGATAGACAAATTAGACCGTCAGGTAATTAAACATAAAGAGAAGTTAATTAAACACTAA
- the lptB gene encoding LPS export ABC transporter ATP-binding protein, which yields MTQITLTAENLAKSYKSRQVVKNVSLTVKTGQIVGLLGPNGAGKTTTFYMVVGLVKSDKGRILIDSDDLTADPMHLRARKGIGYLPQEASIFRKLTVHDNIMAVLQTRKSLTTEQRIEELEHLLEEFNITHIRDSQGMALSGGERRRVEIARALAANPKFILLDEPFAGVDPISVIDIKKIIQQLKSRGLGVLITDHNVRETLDVCERAYIVSHGDLIAEGTPAEILDNQQVRSVYLGEQFKL from the coding sequence ATGACACAAATAACGTTAACAGCTGAAAACTTGGCGAAAAGTTATAAAAGCCGCCAAGTAGTTAAAAATGTCAGCCTGACAGTTAAAACTGGGCAAATTGTGGGGCTATTAGGGCCAAATGGCGCAGGTAAAACCACCACCTTTTATATGGTGGTTGGTTTAGTTAAAAGCGATAAAGGCCGGATATTAATTGATTCTGACGATCTCACTGCAGATCCAATGCATCTCCGCGCTCGCAAAGGCATTGGTTATTTACCACAAGAAGCCAGTATTTTTCGAAAGCTGACCGTACACGATAACATTATGGCTGTGTTACAAACCCGCAAGAGTTTAACCACAGAGCAGCGCATTGAAGAATTAGAACACTTATTAGAAGAGTTCAATATCACTCATATTCGCGATAGCCAAGGCATGGCATTATCGGGTGGTGAACGTCGCCGGGTAGAAATCGCACGCGCATTGGCAGCCAATCCTAAGTTCATTTTATTGGATGAGCCTTTCGCAGGTGTTGATCCTATCTCTGTGATAGATATCAAGAAAATTATTCAACAATTAAAAAGTCGTGGTTTAGGTGTGTTAATTACAGACCATAATGTTCGTGAAACACTTGATGTGTGTGAGCGCGCGTATATTGTCAGCCACGGTGATTTAATTGCAGAAGGCACGCCTGCTGAAATCTTAGACAATCAGCAAGTCAGGTCAGTATACTTAGGTGAGCAATTCAAGCTATAG
- the ptsN gene encoding PTS IIA-like nitrogen regulatory protein PtsN translates to MELRTILQPACTTCATPGSKKKVLELISDLMAAQYPTLSSQAIFESLIAREKMGSTGIGNGIAIPHGRLNDIEHPIAILIKCEEGIEFDAIDKKPVDILFALLVPSDQCQQHLSTLSTMAEKLSDKLILKRLRKSHDATELYQVITA, encoded by the coding sequence ATGGAACTTCGCACCATTCTGCAACCGGCGTGCACCACCTGCGCCACGCCGGGCAGTAAGAAAAAAGTACTGGAACTCATCAGCGATTTAATGGCTGCCCAGTACCCAACCCTATCATCACAGGCTATTTTTGAAAGTTTAATAGCACGTGAAAAAATGGGTAGTACAGGTATTGGAAATGGCATAGCTATTCCCCATGGTCGATTAAATGATATCGAACACCCGATAGCCATTTTGATCAAGTGTGAAGAAGGCATTGAGTTTGATGCTATCGACAAGAAACCCGTGGATATATTATTTGCACTGCTAGTTCCTTCAGATCAATGCCAACAGCATTTAAGTACGCTGTCTACCATGGCTGAAAAACTGAGTGATAAATTAATCCTTAAGCGACTTCGAAAGAGTCATGACGCTACAGAACTATATCAGGTTATAACTGCATGA
- a CDS encoding RNA polymerase factor sigma-54, translating into MKASLQLKMGQHLTMTPQLQQAIRLLQLSSLELQQEIQQALDSNPLLELEDEFAKAKEPVKENAQQTDTDFSDNSQVTVEKDTSTVDTTESLTKESMPEDLPMDTTWDEVYTASPSSGSGAVARDDDMPFQGETTEGLYEHLEWQKNLTPFSENDLVIATAIIDAVDERGYLTQSTEDILQALGLEDIELDEVEAVLKRVQHFDPVGVAARDLSECLMIQLGQYPDEIPCIDNVKLLISEHLDLIAGRDFRLLMRKTKLKEDDLREAIQFIQTLNPRPGLQITPIKDEYVIPDVTVFKKSGRWVVELNPDNMPKIGVNQQYAAMAKGSASQSDSQFIRGHLQEAKWFIKSIESRNETLLKVANCIVQFQQGFFEFGEEAMKPMVLNDIAEAVEMHESTISRVTTQKYMHTPRGLFELKYFFSSHVSTDDGGECSSTAIRAFIKKLVAAENQKKPLSDSKMATLLAEQGINVARRTIAKYREAMLIPPSNQRKSL; encoded by the coding sequence ATGAAAGCCTCACTCCAACTCAAAATGGGTCAACACCTGACGATGACCCCTCAGTTGCAACAAGCCATACGCTTATTGCAACTTTCCTCATTGGAGCTACAGCAAGAAATTCAACAAGCACTTGACTCAAACCCTCTCCTTGAGCTCGAAGATGAGTTTGCTAAAGCCAAAGAACCCGTAAAAGAAAACGCCCAGCAAACCGACACTGATTTTAGCGATAATAGCCAAGTTACCGTTGAAAAAGACACCTCTACCGTTGATACCACGGAATCATTAACCAAAGAGTCGATGCCAGAAGATCTCCCGATGGATACTACATGGGATGAAGTCTATACCGCATCGCCTAGTTCAGGCTCTGGGGCCGTCGCTCGTGATGACGATATGCCTTTTCAAGGTGAAACCACCGAAGGCTTATATGAACACCTTGAGTGGCAAAAAAACCTGACTCCTTTTTCTGAAAACGATCTTGTTATTGCCACAGCTATTATCGACGCCGTTGATGAACGCGGTTACTTAACCCAATCAACTGAGGACATATTGCAGGCCTTAGGTCTTGAAGATATAGAACTCGACGAAGTTGAAGCTGTACTTAAACGCGTGCAACATTTTGACCCTGTAGGAGTGGCAGCGAGAGACTTAAGTGAATGTCTCATGATTCAACTTGGTCAATATCCAGATGAAATCCCCTGCATCGACAATGTAAAATTGCTCATTAGTGAACACCTTGATTTAATTGCTGGCCGCGACTTTCGCTTATTAATGCGTAAAACCAAGCTTAAAGAAGATGATTTACGCGAAGCGATTCAATTTATTCAAACCTTGAATCCGCGTCCAGGTTTACAAATAACGCCGATTAAAGACGAATATGTCATACCTGATGTGACTGTATTTAAGAAAAGTGGCCGCTGGGTCGTAGAGCTCAATCCAGATAACATGCCCAAAATTGGTGTGAATCAGCAATACGCAGCCATGGCAAAAGGGTCTGCAAGTCAGTCTGATAGCCAATTTATTCGTGGTCACTTACAAGAAGCAAAATGGTTTATCAAGAGTATTGAGAGTCGCAATGAAACCCTGTTAAAAGTGGCCAATTGTATTGTGCAATTTCAGCAAGGATTTTTTGAGTTTGGTGAAGAAGCCATGAAACCGATGGTGCTTAATGATATTGCTGAAGCAGTTGAAATGCATGAGTCGACGATTTCTCGTGTGACGACTCAAAAATATATGCACACCCCTCGCGGACTTTTTGAACTAAAATATTTCTTCTCTAGCCACGTTAGTACTGATGATGGCGGAGAATGTTCTTCTACTGCAATTCGTGCCTTTATTAAGAAGCTTGTTGCAGCGGAAAACCAGAAAAAGCCACTTAGCGATAGTAAAATGGCGACGCTATTGGCTGAACAAGGGATTAATGTTGCTCGGCGTACGATCGCCAAATATCGTGAAGCAATGCTCATCCCTCCCTCAAACCAACGCAAAAGCTTATAA